Proteins encoded together in one Oscillospiraceae bacterium window:
- the thiC gene encoding phosphomethylpyrimidine synthase ThiC: MRSYTTQMDAARRGIITPEMKAVAAKEYRTQEEIRELVAKGQAVICANKLHTCLEPNGVGSMLGTKINVNLGVSRDCKDYDIEMQKVMTAVDMGAHAIMDLSSHGDTQPFRRRLTGECPAMIGTVPVYDSVIHYQRDLATLTARDFIDVVRLHAEDGVDFVTLHCGITRKTIEQIRKHKRKMNIVSRGGSLVFAWMCMTGEENPFYEYYDEILDICREYDVTVSLGDACRPGCLADAGDVCQIEELVRLGELTKRAWEKDVQVMVEGPGHMPLDQIEANMKLQQTVCMGAPFYVLGPIVTDIAPGYDHITSAIGGAIAAASGAAFLCYVTPAEHLALPDVNDVKQGIIASKIAAHAADIAKEIPHARDIDDRMAQARRRLDWEEQWACALDPETAKKIRSERKPEQDDTCSMCGKFCAVRSMNKALNGEYIDIL; encoded by the coding sequence ATGAGAAGCTATACAACACAAATGGATGCCGCAAGACGCGGTATCATCACTCCCGAAATGAAAGCCGTTGCGGCAAAGGAATACAGAACGCAGGAGGAAATAAGAGAGCTTGTTGCCAAAGGTCAGGCGGTTATTTGCGCCAATAAGCTTCACACTTGCTTAGAACCCAACGGTGTCGGCTCGATGCTGGGCACCAAGATAAACGTCAATCTGGGTGTATCACGGGACTGCAAGGATTACGATATCGAGATGCAAAAGGTTATGACGGCGGTGGATATGGGTGCGCATGCCATTATGGACCTTTCTTCTCACGGCGATACACAGCCCTTCCGCAGAAGGCTGACGGGAGAGTGTCCTGCCATGATAGGAACCGTACCCGTATATGACAGCGTGATTCACTACCAACGCGACCTTGCAACGCTTACGGCACGGGATTTTATTGATGTAGTCCGTCTTCACGCGGAGGACGGTGTGGATTTTGTCACTCTGCACTGCGGTATCACCCGCAAGACCATTGAGCAAATCAGAAAGCATAAGAGAAAAATGAATATCGTTTCCCGCGGCGGCTCATTGGTGTTCGCCTGGATGTGTATGACAGGAGAGGAAAACCCGTTTTACGAATATTATGACGAAATACTTGACATCTGCCGTGAGTATGATGTGACCGTTTCGCTGGGTGATGCCTGCCGTCCGGGCTGTCTTGCGGATGCGGGCGATGTGTGCCAGATTGAAGAGCTTGTGCGTCTGGGCGAGCTTACAAAGCGCGCATGGGAAAAGGATGTTCAGGTCATGGTGGAGGGACCGGGGCACATGCCGTTGGATCAGATAGAAGCCAACATGAAGCTCCAGCAGACGGTTTGCATGGGTGCGCCGTTCTATGTGCTGGGTCCCATTGTGACGGATATTGCTCCCGGCTATGACCATATAACCTCCGCCATAGGAGGAGCGATTGCGGCGGCATCGGGCGCGGCATTCCTTTGCTATGTGACACCTGCCGAGCATCTGGCTCTGCCTGATGTTAATGACGTGAAGCAAGGCATTATTGCCTCCAAAATTGCGGCTCATGCGGCGGATATCGCAAAGGAAATCCCCCACGCAAGAGATATTGATGACCGCATGGCTCAGGCACGGCGCAGGCTTGACTGGGAAGAACAGTGGGCATGCGCTCTCGACCCCGAAACAGCCAAGAAAATACGCAGTGAGCGTAAGCCCGAGCAGGACGATACCTGCTCCATGTGCGGTAAGTTCTGTGCTGTGCGCAGTATGAACAAGGCGCTTAACGGGGAGTACATAGACATTCTGTGA
- a CDS encoding TIR domain-containing protein has translation MYNIKVIKHTGEHDMSDTYTRPRDVFISWTRADARIKDDIQRRLSESGVTVLESDMHCYGNFVDWSRAAATSATVFIAIITENSLSSEGMDWELKEIYKKLENPTTREWWSSHIIPVCITERFYKESDICAVFRKYEISAVLMDKSKDLLEEVCAQALESIVSGFYTEYRRNVREEYIKISALYSDFEDDSDINFDFTKLYVPRKITCDNGVSENSPRAMMQLGQVSFLRGAAGSGKSRYINQIYAAAENNEVVIALKCADAAKSDESLFTLMYRRFHSVCGQRAFLTSDDFGKMLSEKKLILVLDGVDEVTTGASTALLAQKAEEYFRLNSTDTALIFTGRSERDLNQLIIGDYKIKKYLLEPLDDDDIHTLGTNLFVLMGDQSKGEAFYVSLSALDSEIRSNPMLLSQLAAIYNKTGTLPRTVAGILEAVLKITLNLEETKLMSDILPLYREMVESDINDILNRFAYKKYVTLSEGENYTFTELLEEVLGEKYDDDDAALTKRTRFLSGYLQKRAIVTEGEFSHKMFLEYFTAVYCFNSSFRSRNLRKPEAVSELFAHYSDPYWEAVIKLYLAKADSVIKADAAHQLFSLITTFGIKEYTLLFDACCELVNHKECAQTVLAGDILTKSADGTYPPYGPLFWYIPEYGLYTSLMQSLAQLEANAPAAALVRDVCVLNGRFSAQELMGESTQSIFDGVKLSLNGVRYGLCELFYTGKTDRTDESDVYPRLFSIRETKSWMDRGCGVLCHMTHPFEDELGLYRHSMYNTLNDEYIGIACDIYNSKEISRILSSKPCNKLCGLFLSDGDDTEISYIPFNRSELRHIILPENTTRLHRDYSLHAVLMADAACNKDGIVYFYDRVYIENTDEIPDGMFADRINLEQVYIGGGVRTIGKSAFEICVGLQNVVLPEGLESIGDKAFFGCDELSEIVFPQSLKSIGDWAFFNCSSLTVLNLPDKITEIPDGAFSNCRRIMTVNLPPMLTAIHAHAFNKCEGITFLSLPNTLKALGGSAFMGCKRLMKISIPDGVTLIPSQLFASCEALVGVELPDSVTKISAEAFENCCRLKSIKLPDSISEIGLMAFSDCTSLERIELPDGIDTINRATFAGCDSLREVKLPRSLKTVKSRAFYSCESLTSLDFAQGLTDIHPCAFENCISLSYVNLPDTLECVGMDFFAKESRVFAGCVSLKELTVPDSVLLMGKDTFVNCENLTSLILPRNFRGEEAFLGIPEGTQVKFNLIDVEERELIIPDGTTEIAPDAYRDDLSIVSVKIPEGVTKIGDNAFGGCENLAAITLPQSLTHIGKMAFGSCLSLKSIVLPRGVTEIASAAFDTCNALENVEIQGEIISVGANAFTGCKSLKSINLPDSLIEVGDYAFEDCVSLAELKLPYGVERMGEAAFSGCSALKEIIIPTAVTAIPEHAFFACESLSRAILHDGVKSIGKNAFSSCRSLTQIKLPDALEEIGEKAFAKCNTLREAVLPPLIKALGTSVFEDCTRLKYVCLGDSTESVGNYAFGGCFSLEEIHLPQCLTRIGASAFEGCESLEHISLPRGLSYIDRNAFSGCASLREITVPSGVEVLGGKLIDDRDADYDYGGVFEGCESLEYAKLECPLTELENRLFNNCRSLRQIILPDTVESIKFAAFSGCASLETISLPKGIKHLADCTFADCVSLKEFDLPEGVSYVGNHLFEGCTSLVRIGLHSGIGDIGRFAFRNCRSLKQLTLGAELRNIGKGAFKGCNGLEKIFLSANFKELVPVIFGDIDTKIIEYI, from the coding sequence ATGTATAATATAAAGGTAATAAAACATACGGGGGAACATGATATGTCTGACACTTACACAAGACCACGCGATGTGTTTATAAGCTGGACGAGAGCGGATGCCCGAATAAAGGATGACATACAGCGCCGTCTGAGTGAGAGCGGTGTGACGGTATTGGAATCGGACATGCACTGCTACGGCAATTTCGTGGACTGGAGCCGTGCCGCCGCCACCTCGGCAACCGTTTTTATTGCAATCATAACCGAAAACTCCCTTTCCAGCGAGGGCATGGATTGGGAGCTTAAGGAGATATACAAAAAGCTGGAAAACCCCACTACAAGAGAGTGGTGGAGCAGTCACATCATTCCTGTTTGCATCACCGAGAGGTTTTACAAGGAATCCGATATATGCGCCGTTTTCCGAAAATACGAGATAAGCGCAGTGCTCATGGACAAAAGCAAAGACCTGCTTGAAGAAGTGTGTGCCCAGGCGTTAGAAAGCATTGTGTCGGGCTTTTACACCGAATACCGACGCAACGTGCGCGAGGAATATATAAAAATCTCCGCGCTGTACAGCGATTTTGAGGATGACAGCGATATAAACTTCGATTTTACAAAGCTTTATGTACCCCGAAAAATAACCTGTGACAACGGAGTTTCCGAAAACTCTCCCCGCGCCATGATGCAGCTTGGGCAGGTATCCTTTCTCAGAGGTGCGGCGGGAAGCGGTAAAAGCCGTTACATCAATCAGATATACGCCGCCGCCGAAAATAACGAGGTGGTAATAGCCTTAAAATGCGCCGACGCGGCAAAATCCGATGAAAGCCTTTTCACTCTGATGTACCGCCGATTCCACAGTGTGTGCGGGCAAAGAGCATTTTTGACCTCCGATGACTTCGGGAAAATGCTGTCGGAAAAAAAGCTGATACTCGTGCTGGACGGTGTGGACGAGGTAACCACCGGTGCATCAACCGCCTTGCTTGCCCAAAAAGCAGAGGAGTATTTCAGGCTGAACAGCACCGACACCGCTCTTATTTTCACGGGACGCAGTGAAAGGGACCTTAATCAGCTTATTATCGGTGATTACAAAATAAAAAAATACCTGCTTGAGCCGTTGGACGATGATGATATACACACGCTGGGCACAAATCTTTTTGTGCTTATGGGTGACCAAAGCAAGGGCGAAGCATTTTACGTCAGTCTGAGTGCGCTGGACAGCGAAATCCGCTCCAACCCGATGCTTCTCAGCCAGCTTGCCGCAATTTACAACAAAACAGGCACACTTCCGCGTACCGTTGCGGGTATTCTGGAGGCAGTGCTGAAAATAACCCTCAATCTTGAGGAAACAAAGCTCATGAGCGACATTCTGCCGTTGTACCGCGAAATGGTGGAGAGCGACATAAACGATATTCTCAACCGCTTCGCCTACAAGAAGTATGTTACGCTGTCCGAGGGCGAAAATTACACCTTCACCGAGCTTCTCGAGGAGGTTCTGGGGGAAAAATACGACGATGACGATGCGGCGCTGACCAAAAGAACGCGGTTTTTGTCGGGTTATCTGCAAAAACGCGCCATAGTGACAGAGGGCGAGTTCAGCCACAAAATGTTCCTTGAATACTTCACGGCGGTGTACTGCTTCAACTCCTCGTTCAGAAGCAGAAATCTCAGAAAGCCCGAGGCTGTGTCGGAGCTGTTCGCTCATTACAGCGACCCTTACTGGGAAGCGGTAATAAAGCTGTATCTTGCCAAGGCGGACAGCGTTATTAAAGCCGATGCGGCACATCAGCTTTTCAGCCTTATAACAACTTTCGGCATAAAGGAATACACCTTGCTGTTTGATGCCTGCTGTGAGCTGGTAAACCATAAAGAATGTGCGCAAACGGTTCTTGCGGGCGACATTCTCACAAAATCCGCCGACGGAACCTATCCGCCTTACGGACCGCTGTTCTGGTATATACCCGAATACGGGCTGTACACCTCTCTTATGCAGTCGTTGGCACAGCTTGAAGCCAACGCTCCCGCGGCGGCTCTCGTGCGCGATGTGTGCGTACTCAACGGCAGATTTTCGGCGCAGGAGCTGATGGGCGAAAGCACGCAAAGTATTTTTGACGGCGTAAAGCTCTCCTTAAACGGTGTCCGTTACGGGCTTTGCGAGCTGTTTTACACCGGAAAAACCGACCGAACCGACGAATCTGACGTTTATCCCCGACTTTTCAGCATACGCGAAACAAAATCATGGATGGACAGAGGATGCGGTGTGCTGTGCCATATGACACATCCCTTTGAGGACGAGCTGGGACTTTACCGTCACAGTATGTACAACACCCTGAACGATGAATACATCGGCATTGCCTGTGATATATATAATAGTAAAGAAATATCCCGAATTTTGTCATCCAAGCCCTGCAATAAGCTGTGCGGACTTTTCCTGTCGGACGGCGATGACACCGAAATCAGCTATATTCCCTTCAACCGCTCCGAACTGCGACACATTATTCTGCCCGAAAACACCACACGTCTGCACCGTGATTACAGTCTGCACGCGGTGCTTATGGCGGATGCCGCCTGCAACAAGGACGGTATAGTATATTTCTACGACAGAGTGTATATAGAAAACACCGACGAAATTCCCGACGGAATGTTTGCCGACCGCATCAATCTGGAGCAGGTGTACATCGGAGGCGGAGTCCGCACTATCGGAAAAAGCGCCTTTGAAATATGTGTCGGCTTGCAGAACGTGGTTTTACCCGAGGGTCTTGAAAGCATCGGCGACAAGGCATTTTTCGGCTGTGATGAGCTGAGTGAGATTGTATTCCCGCAAAGCCTGAAGTCCATCGGAGACTGGGCGTTTTTCAACTGCTCCTCCCTCACCGTGCTCAACCTTCCCGACAAAATCACCGAGATACCCGACGGTGCGTTCAGCAATTGCAGGCGGATCATGACGGTAAATCTGCCGCCTATGCTTACCGCGATACACGCACACGCCTTCAATAAATGCGAGGGCATAACCTTTTTATCTCTGCCGAACACCCTAAAAGCGCTGGGAGGCTCGGCGTTTATGGGCTGTAAACGGCTGATGAAAATCAGCATTCCCGACGGTGTCACTCTTATACCCTCTCAGCTTTTTGCCTCCTGCGAAGCGCTGGTCGGTGTGGAGCTGCCCGACAGTGTGACAAAAATATCTGCCGAGGCATTTGAGAATTGCTGTCGTCTGAAAAGCATAAAACTGCCCGACAGCATCAGTGAAATCGGACTTATGGCGTTCAGCGACTGCACAAGCCTTGAGCGCATAGAGCTTCCCGACGGTATAGATACAATAAATCGTGCCACCTTCGCCGGCTGTGATTCTCTTCGGGAAGTAAAGCTGCCGCGCTCACTCAAAACAGTGAAAAGCCGTGCCTTTTACAGCTGTGAGAGCCTTACATCGCTGGATTTTGCCCAAGGACTCACAGATATACATCCGTGCGCCTTTGAAAACTGTATCTCGCTGTCATATGTAAACCTGCCCGACACACTTGAATGTGTGGGAATGGATTTTTTTGCCAAGGAAAGCCGTGTGTTTGCGGGCTGTGTTTCTCTGAAAGAATTAACCGTCCCCGACAGCGTTCTGCTGATGGGCAAGGACACATTTGTAAATTGCGAAAACCTAACATCCCTTATTCTGCCCAGGAATTTCAGAGGCGAAGAAGCGTTTCTGGGCATCCCCGAGGGCACACAGGTTAAATTCAACCTTATCGACGTTGAGGAAAGAGAGCTTATTATCCCCGACGGCACAACCGAAATCGCCCCCGATGCTTACCGTGACGACCTTTCGATAGTAAGCGTGAAAATCCCCGAGGGTGTTACAAAAATCGGCGATAACGCTTTCGGCGGATGTGAAAATCTCGCCGCGATAACTCTGCCCCAAAGTCTGACGCATATCGGTAAAATGGCTTTCGGTTCCTGTCTCTCGCTGAAAAGCATCGTTTTACCGCGCGGTGTGACGGAAATTGCGTCGGCTGCCTTTGACACCTGCAATGCACTTGAGAATGTGGAGATACAAGGCGAAATCATATCGGTGGGTGCCAATGCCTTTACGGGCTGTAAAAGTCTGAAAAGCATAAATCTGCCCGACAGCCTTATTGAGGTGGGAGACTATGCCTTTGAGGACTGCGTCTCTCTGGCTGAGCTGAAATTACCCTACGGCGTTGAGAGAATGGGCGAAGCGGCATTCAGCGGTTGCAGTGCGCTTAAGGAAATAATTATCCCCACCGCCGTTACGGCAATCCCCGAGCACGCCTTTTTCGCCTGCGAAAGCCTTTCACGGGCAATTCTGCATGACGGTGTGAAAAGCATCGGTAAAAATGCCTTCAGCTCCTGCCGTTCGCTCACCCAAATCAAGCTGCCCGACGCGCTGGAGGAAATAGGTGAAAAGGCATTTGCCAAATGCAATACTCTGCGCGAAGCAGTGCTTCCGCCTCTTATAAAAGCTCTGGGCACCTCTGTTTTTGAGGATTGCACAAGACTTAAATATGTCTGTCTTGGCGACAGCACGGAATCTGTCGGAAATTACGCCTTCGGCGGATGCTTTTCGCTGGAGGAAATACATCTTCCGCAATGCCTTACCCGAATCGGTGCAAGCGCCTTTGAGGGCTGTGAAAGTCTGGAGCATATATCTCTCCCCCGCGGTTTGAGTTATATAGACCGCAACGCGTTCAGCGGTTGCGCAAGTCTGCGCGAAATAACCGTGCCGTCGGGAGTTGAGGTGCTGGGCGGAAAGCTCATCGATGACAGAGACGCGGACTATGACTACGGCGGAGTTTTTGAAGGCTGTGAAAGCCTTGAATACGCAAAGCTGGAATGTCCCCTCACAGAGCTGGAAAACAGACTTTTCAACAACTGCCGTTCTCTCAGACAAATCATATTGCCCGACACCGTGGAAAGCATAAAATTCGCGGCATTTTCGGGCTGTGCCTCACTGGAGACAATATCACTGCCCAAAGGTATAAAGCACCTTGCGGACTGTACTTTCGCGGATTGCGTTTCGCTGAAGGAATTTGACCTGCCCGAGGGTGTAAGCTATGTGGGGAACCATCTTTTCGAGGGCTGTACCTCTCTTGTCCGCATCGGACTGCACAGCGGTATAGGCGACATCGGCCGTTTCGCTTTCAGGAATTGTCGTTCGCTGAAACAGCTTACGCTGGGCGCGGAGCTGCGCAACATCGGCAAGGGTGCCTTCAAGGGCTGTAACGGACTTGAAAAGATATTCCTTTCTGCCAATTTCAAAGAGCTTGTCCCCGTCATTTTCGGAGATATCGACACAAAGATAATTGAATACATATAA